One stretch of Brachyhypopomus gauderio isolate BG-103 chromosome 10, BGAUD_0.2, whole genome shotgun sequence DNA includes these proteins:
- the kmt5aa gene encoding N-lysine methyltransferase KMT5A-A isoform X2, with translation MNGDVLCNGHPTLKSFLSHNVSKAPHCEEISVKFIQDGKSSRLFCTQTETQNNSKKSNTVNVILPKIAVNENLQHPSHQGEEQARQPRVPPPTEVGHNDNTTRSCPRKPACCKMKVKKFSKRGGSESKNSNNRKVTDYYPIRRSSRKSEAELKCEEKKLIDELLTKGIENGMMVKHIEGKGRGVFSTQSFQKGQYVVEYHGDLLLKTDAKQREAVYAQDPATGCYMYYFQYLGKTYCVDATKETDRMGRLINHSKNGNCQTKLHDINGIPHLILVASRDIEEGEELLYDYGDRSKASIAAHPWLKH, from the exons ATGAACGGG GACGTATTATGCAATGGACATCCTACACTTAAAAGTTTCCTCAGCCACAATGTCTCAAAGGCCCCCCATTGCGAAGAAATCTCTGTCAAATTCATCCAAGATGGGAAATCATCAAGACTATTTTGCACACAGACCGAGACACAGAATAATT CAAAGAAATCCAATACTGTAAATGTCATTCTTCCTAAAATCGCTGTGAATGaaaacctccaacatccatcaCACCAAGGAGAAGAGCAGGCGAGGCAGCCCCGTGTACCTCCACCCACTGAAGTCGGCCACAATGACAATACCACTCGCTCTTGTCCGAGAAAACCAGCCTGTTGTAAAATGAAAGTGAAGAAATTCTCGAAGAGAGGAGG CTCAGAGAGCAAGAATTCCAACAACCGAAAGGTCACAGACTACTATCCCATACGGAGAAGCTCGAGAAAAAGTGAAGCCGAATTAAAG TGTGAAGAGAAGAAACTCATAGATGAACTCCTTACAAAAGGGATCGAGAATGGAATGATG GTTAAACACATCGAAGGTAAGGGCAGAGGAGTGTTCTCCACCCAGAGCTTCCAGAAGGGACAGTATGTAGTGGAATATCATGGGGACCTGTTGCTGAAAACTGATGCTAAACAAAGGGAAGCTGTATACGCACAAGACCCTGCAACCGGCTGCTACATGTATTACTTTCAATATCTCGGAAAAACATATTG TGTGGATGCCACGAAAGAAACTGATCGCATGGGAAGACTCATCAACCACAGTAAAAATGGCAACTGTCAGACCAAGCTCCATGACATCAATGGAATACCTCACCTGATTCTTGTGGCCTCCAGAGAtatagaggagggggaggagctgctGTATGACTACGGTGACAGAAGTAAAGCCTCGATAGCGGCTCACCCATGGCTCAAACACTGA
- the kmt5aa gene encoding N-lysine methyltransferase KMT5A-A isoform X1: MNGDVLCNGHPTLKSFLSHNVSKAPHCEEISVKFIQDGKSSRLFCTQTETQNNSKKSNTVNVILPKIAVNENLQHPSHQGEEQARQPRVPPPTEVGHNDNTTRSCPRKPACCKMKVKKFSKRGGYGCIFSESKNSNNRKVTDYYPIRRSSRKSEAELKCEEKKLIDELLTKGIENGMMVKHIEGKGRGVFSTQSFQKGQYVVEYHGDLLLKTDAKQREAVYAQDPATGCYMYYFQYLGKTYCVDATKETDRMGRLINHSKNGNCQTKLHDINGIPHLILVASRDIEEGEELLYDYGDRSKASIAAHPWLKH, encoded by the exons ATGAACGGG GACGTATTATGCAATGGACATCCTACACTTAAAAGTTTCCTCAGCCACAATGTCTCAAAGGCCCCCCATTGCGAAGAAATCTCTGTCAAATTCATCCAAGATGGGAAATCATCAAGACTATTTTGCACACAGACCGAGACACAGAATAATT CAAAGAAATCCAATACTGTAAATGTCATTCTTCCTAAAATCGCTGTGAATGaaaacctccaacatccatcaCACCAAGGAGAAGAGCAGGCGAGGCAGCCCCGTGTACCTCCACCCACTGAAGTCGGCCACAATGACAATACCACTCGCTCTTGTCCGAGAAAACCAGCCTGTTGTAAAATGAAAGTGAAGAAATTCTCGAAGAGAGGAGGGTACGGCTGCATCTT CTCAGAGAGCAAGAATTCCAACAACCGAAAGGTCACAGACTACTATCCCATACGGAGAAGCTCGAGAAAAAGTGAAGCCGAATTAAAG TGTGAAGAGAAGAAACTCATAGATGAACTCCTTACAAAAGGGATCGAGAATGGAATGATG GTTAAACACATCGAAGGTAAGGGCAGAGGAGTGTTCTCCACCCAGAGCTTCCAGAAGGGACAGTATGTAGTGGAATATCATGGGGACCTGTTGCTGAAAACTGATGCTAAACAAAGGGAAGCTGTATACGCACAAGACCCTGCAACCGGCTGCTACATGTATTACTTTCAATATCTCGGAAAAACATATTG TGTGGATGCCACGAAAGAAACTGATCGCATGGGAAGACTCATCAACCACAGTAAAAATGGCAACTGTCAGACCAAGCTCCATGACATCAATGGAATACCTCACCTGATTCTTGTGGCCTCCAGAGAtatagaggagggggaggagctgctGTATGACTACGGTGACAGAAGTAAAGCCTCGATAGCGGCTCACCCATGGCTCAAACACTGA